Proteins from one Hydrogenivirga caldilitoris genomic window:
- a CDS encoding DUF167 domain-containing protein → MIITVKVKPGARREEVKEISRDYLEVRVNAPPEKGKANERVLELIARHYGVRKSSVRILKGERAREKLIEIDL, encoded by the coding sequence GTGATAATAACGGTTAAGGTAAAACCTGGAGCCAGAAGGGAAGAGGTAAAGGAAATATCCAGAGACTATCTTGAGGTGCGTGTGAACGCTCCACCTGAGAAAGGAAAGGCGAACGAGCGGGTTTTAGAGCTTATAGCCAGGCACTATGGGGTGCGAAAGAGCTCTGTGAGGATACTAAAGGGAGAAAGGGCAAGGGAGAAACTCATTGAGATAGACCTCTGA
- a CDS encoding potassium channel family protein, which produces MASVKRRRKRIRLRKEEPKLIELYQRKLIEVLKEFRVPLLMLHTTLTVGTLGYMVLSGGDFINSFYMTIITIGTIGFGEIAPGSDTPYGRVFTSFLALMGIGVFTSSVTVIVRVFFKEDIIKLYRVIKMLREIEELEGHYIICGYDKTSAWLAQFLKKRKIEFVVIESNESALKYLQEHNIKYFIIEEPHKKSVLQSAGIKKAKGMIVNLGDDAHNIAVIVTARLIRPSKSDFYIYSFAPTDGAAKKLEELGANRALIPNKLLATRLASYIFHTGSAFISDLFDRIAFGEETDIDILELKVEPGSPLIGKRLKEIDLRRALKVTVIAIRKSNGYLDVTVTGETVVEEGDTLIIFGQPKNLKKAQKILLEEAYRVLEGER; this is translated from the coding sequence ATGGCAAGCGTAAAAAGGAGAAGAAAGAGAATCAGGTTAAGAAAGGAAGAACCCAAGCTTATAGAGCTTTATCAAAGAAAGCTCATAGAGGTTTTGAAGGAGTTCCGAGTACCCCTACTTATGCTTCATACAACCCTTACAGTAGGAACCCTCGGCTACATGGTCCTCTCGGGAGGTGACTTCATAAACTCTTTTTATATGACCATAATAACTATTGGCACCATAGGCTTTGGAGAGATAGCACCTGGGAGTGATACCCCTTACGGTAGAGTGTTCACCTCCTTCTTAGCTCTCATGGGTATAGGGGTATTTACAAGCTCGGTAACAGTGATAGTAAGGGTGTTCTTTAAGGAAGATATAATTAAGCTCTACAGGGTAATAAAGATGCTTAGGGAAATTGAAGAGCTTGAGGGTCATTACATAATATGCGGATACGATAAGACTTCAGCCTGGTTAGCCCAGTTTCTAAAAAAGAGGAAGATTGAGTTTGTAGTTATTGAAAGCAACGAGTCCGCTCTCAAATACCTTCAGGAACATAACATAAAGTACTTCATCATAGAAGAACCTCACAAGAAGTCTGTGCTCCAATCCGCGGGGATAAAGAAAGCCAAGGGTATGATAGTTAACCTCGGAGATGACGCCCATAACATAGCGGTTATAGTGACCGCCAGACTTATAAGACCTTCCAAGTCGGACTTTTACATATACTCTTTCGCCCCTACAGACGGTGCAGCCAAAAAGCTTGAAGAGCTTGGAGCAAACAGAGCACTGATACCCAACAAGCTCCTCGCTACCCGACTCGCCTCTTACATATTCCATACAGGCTCAGCCTTTATATCAGACCTCTTTGACAGGATAGCCTTCGGAGAGGAGACGGACATAGATATCCTTGAGCTTAAAGTTGAACCCGGCTCCCCCCTTATCGGGAAGAGGTTAAAGGAGATAGACCTCAGGAGGGCTCTCAAGGTTACCGTAATAGCGATAAGGAAATCCAACGGATACCTGGACGTTACCGTAACAGGGGAAACCGTGGTTGAGGAAGGAGACACCTTGATAATCTTTGGACAACCGAAGAACCTTAAGAAAGCTCAGAAGATACTGCTTGAGGAAGCTTACAGAGTCCTGGAGGGAGAGAGATGA
- the flgK gene encoding flagellar hook-associated protein FlgK — MFGASFGIISQALEIYRKSLDIHNRNVINANNPDYVQEDPVVESFAPVGINFQDVRRDQNIYYVNLRNAKLSLVRYLEERSGVLENVEGIFQELFEGTGISDYTNRFYSAYLDLMKDPTNEGAKNELYNAAKSLSDFLRDKSRDIDALSNSIDYSLRDVVSKINELNRKLFNINKEITVMYAQNYARGKDYKNLLDTRDKYLRELSELININVQQDELGRVKVTTSKGFALVDFQDNYWQLEFTGGRLYWKSKDGNDVDITDVLESGKVKALLDAKADLGRFKSELDSIAAQLISEVKLPRENSGTWYLLTNLSDPTQPLSTYGLDGDLQFYDASTDPPTLLATISNYGTLSLNDLANAINANATLTSAGFSATVVTNPDGTYTLRIDNAGSNYSVVDTGNNIYESSPVFTGTDSSDIAPVSTLRSDIDDIDFSLTDTFSDYANTWWDNSKRRVSDFISDISTTQADLKDKLRIESALLESLDRKLKEMQGVSIDREFMEIMKVQRTYEAVAKIVTTIDELLQTTLNM; from the coding sequence ATGTTTGGAGCTTCCTTCGGTATAATCTCCCAGGCTCTTGAGATATACAGAAAATCCCTTGATATACATAACAGGAACGTTATTAACGCCAACAACCCGGACTATGTTCAGGAAGACCCTGTTGTGGAGAGCTTTGCCCCTGTAGGCATAAACTTTCAGGACGTGAGGAGGGACCAGAACATATACTACGTTAACCTCAGAAATGCGAAACTGTCCCTTGTTAGATACCTTGAGGAGAGGAGCGGGGTTCTTGAAAACGTTGAAGGTATATTTCAGGAGCTTTTTGAGGGGACAGGGATAAGCGACTACACAAACAGATTTTACAGTGCCTACCTTGACCTTATGAAAGACCCTACCAACGAGGGGGCAAAGAACGAACTTTACAATGCGGCAAAGAGCCTATCAGACTTTTTAAGGGATAAATCAAGGGATATAGACGCTCTAAGCAACAGCATAGACTACAGCCTCAGGGACGTGGTCTCCAAAATAAACGAGCTGAACAGGAAACTCTTCAATATAAACAAAGAGATAACGGTAATGTATGCCCAGAACTATGCCAGGGGCAAGGACTATAAGAACCTGTTGGATACTAGGGATAAATACCTCAGGGAGCTCTCTGAACTCATAAACATAAACGTTCAGCAGGATGAGCTCGGAAGGGTGAAGGTAACTACCTCCAAGGGGTTTGCCCTCGTTGATTTTCAGGATAATTACTGGCAGTTAGAGTTCACGGGAGGAAGACTTTACTGGAAGTCTAAGGACGGAAACGATGTGGATATAACGGACGTTCTGGAATCAGGAAAGGTTAAAGCCCTCCTTGACGCAAAGGCAGACCTGGGAAGATTCAAGAGTGAGTTGGATAGTATAGCTGCCCAGCTGATATCCGAGGTGAAACTACCCAGAGAGAACAGCGGGACTTGGTACCTCCTGACAAACTTAAGTGACCCAACCCAGCCTCTTTCTACTTACGGTCTTGACGGAGACCTACAGTTCTATGATGCCTCTACAGACCCACCTACACTCCTTGCAACTATAAGTAATTACGGAACTTTGTCCTTGAACGACCTGGCAAATGCTATAAATGCCAATGCAACCCTGACATCAGCGGGCTTCTCTGCAACTGTAGTAACTAACCCAGACGGGACCTACACTCTAAGGATAGACAACGCGGGTTCAAATTATTCTGTTGTGGATACAGGAAACAATATATATGAAAGTTCTCCCGTGTTTACCGGAACCGATTCCTCCGACATAGCTCCTGTAAGCACCCTGCGCTCAGATATTGACGATATAGACTTCTCCCTTACAGACACCTTCAGCGATTATGCAAACACGTGGTGGGATAATTCAAAAAGGAGGGTCAGTGATTTCATCAGTGATATATCCACAACCCAGGCTGACCTTAAGGACAAGCTCAGGATAGAATCCGCTCTGCTGGAATCCCTTGACAGGAAGTTGAAAGAAATGCAGGGAGTTTCAATTGATAGGGAGTTCATGGAGATAATGAAGGTTCAGAGGACTTACGAGGCTGTTGCGAAGATAGTTACCACTATAGACGAGCTCCTTCAGACAACTTTGAACATGTGA
- a CDS encoding DUF6394 family protein — MRYKKIITDFFILMALTTNISFIVSPNPYELVITVAANLAATILKIGEGRVLSTEMLASSLVADLHLIPALFMFFLGDQVEAIGLVQGALAANVISVIISIIETVLGAFTEEE; from the coding sequence ATGAGGTACAAGAAGATAATCACAGACTTCTTCATACTTATGGCTCTGACAACCAACATAAGCTTTATAGTTAGCCCGAATCCTTACGAGCTTGTAATAACGGTAGCTGCCAATTTAGCCGCCACAATACTCAAGATAGGTGAGGGCAGAGTCTTATCCACGGAGATGCTCGCTTCAAGCCTGGTAGCAGACCTTCACCTGATTCCAGCTCTTTTTATGTTCTTCCTCGGAGACCAGGTTGAAGCTATCGGTCTCGTCCAGGGTGCGCTGGCTGCCAACGTAATATCGGTGATAATCTCAATAATAGAGACGGTTCTCGGAGCTTTTACAGAGGAAGAATAG
- the ilvD gene encoding dihydroxy-acid dehydratase produces MGYRSDVIKKGTERAPHRALLRACGLSEEDFDKPLIGIANSYIDIIPGHVHLREFVEPIKEEVRKAGGVPIEFNVIGVDDGIAMGHYGMHYSLPSRELIADSIETVVNAHQLDALICIPNCDKIVPGMLMGAMRVNVPTIFISGGPMLAGEHEGKKIDLISVFEGIGQLKSGQITEKELKVIEQNACPTCGSCAGMFTANSMNCLTEVLGLALPGNGTILAIDPRRELLAREAARKIMELLEKDIKARDILTEEAIDDAFTVDIAMGGSSNTILHLLAIAREAGIEYDLAKINEISKRTPTVCKIAPASHYHIEDLDRVGGIPTIIRELSKREGLLHLDRLTVSGKTLREIAEEAKDADGEVVRPIDNPYSEDGGIAILFGNLAPEGSVVKTAGVVESMLRFKGKAICFDSEEEAIEGILGGKVKPGHVVVIRYEGPKGGPGMREMLSPTSAIVGMGLGDKVALITDGRFSGGTRGACIGHVSPEAAEGGPIGIVQDGDEILLDIPNRRLELLISEEELKKRLENFKPKQKEIPSSWLRRYAKLVTNASKGAILQA; encoded by the coding sequence ATGGGATACAGGAGCGATGTTATAAAGAAGGGAACAGAGAGAGCACCCCACAGGGCGCTTCTGAGAGCCTGCGGTCTCTCGGAGGAGGACTTTGACAAACCTCTAATAGGTATAGCAAACTCTTACATAGACATAATCCCAGGGCATGTCCATCTGAGGGAGTTCGTAGAACCCATAAAGGAGGAGGTAAGGAAAGCTGGAGGTGTCCCCATAGAGTTCAACGTGATAGGGGTGGACGACGGCATAGCCATGGGACACTACGGGATGCACTACTCCCTCCCTTCCCGTGAGCTGATAGCCGACTCCATAGAGACGGTGGTAAACGCCCACCAGCTGGATGCTCTTATATGCATACCCAACTGCGACAAGATAGTCCCAGGAATGCTTATGGGAGCCATGAGGGTGAACGTTCCTACCATCTTCATAAGTGGGGGACCTATGTTAGCCGGAGAGCATGAGGGTAAGAAGATAGACCTTATCTCGGTTTTTGAGGGGATAGGGCAGCTCAAGAGCGGTCAGATAACCGAAAAGGAACTTAAGGTTATAGAGCAGAACGCCTGTCCCACCTGCGGGAGCTGTGCGGGGATGTTCACGGCGAACTCCATGAACTGTTTAACGGAGGTCTTAGGCTTAGCCCTGCCGGGAAATGGAACCATACTGGCGATAGACCCCAGAAGGGAACTCCTCGCGAGGGAAGCTGCGAGGAAGATAATGGAACTCTTGGAGAAAGACATAAAGGCGAGGGATATACTCACCGAGGAGGCTATAGACGATGCCTTTACCGTTGATATCGCGATGGGTGGCTCTTCCAACACCATACTTCACCTTCTTGCCATAGCGAGGGAAGCGGGGATAGAGTACGACCTTGCCAAGATAAACGAGATATCCAAGAGAACTCCAACTGTATGTAAGATAGCTCCCGCCTCCCATTATCACATTGAGGACTTAGACAGGGTTGGCGGAATACCGACCATAATAAGGGAACTCTCCAAGAGGGAAGGACTCCTGCACCTTGACAGGCTCACGGTGAGCGGAAAGACCTTGAGGGAGATAGCAGAGGAGGCAAAGGACGCGGACGGAGAGGTGGTAAGACCCATAGACAACCCGTACTCCGAGGACGGAGGTATAGCCATACTCTTCGGCAACCTCGCTCCCGAAGGCTCGGTGGTGAAGACGGCAGGGGTTGTGGAGAGCATGCTGAGGTTCAAAGGAAAAGCTATATGCTTTGACTCGGAAGAGGAGGCTATAGAAGGAATATTGGGAGGGAAGGTGAAGCCCGGACACGTTGTGGTTATAAGGTACGAGGGACCCAAAGGCGGACCCGGCATGAGGGAGATGCTATCACCCACCTCGGCGATAGTGGGTATGGGTCTCGGCGACAAGGTGGCTCTTATAACGGACGGGAGGTTCTCCGGAGGAACGAGGGGAGCTTGCATAGGACACGTTTCCCCAGAAGCAGCCGAAGGGGGACCCATAGGTATAGTCCAGGATGGTGACGAGATACTCTTAGATATTCCCAATAGAAGGCTTGAGCTCCTCATATCCGAAGAGGAACTAAAGAAGAGGCTTGAGAACTTTAAACCTAAACAGAAGGAGATTCCCAGCTCTTGGCTGAGGAGGTACGCAAAACTCGTTACCAACGCTTCTAAAGGAGCTATCCTCCAAGCCTGA
- a CDS encoding metallophosphoesterase produces MRLFIPVFFIIYSLVHYYAYRKLCQAFEPVRVQRLFVLTLFALTTLSPAIWRFLDRNGETELSRPLAFFSLFWMGFIIYFFLIGILIDLYRKFHSPGPREAFFLTLFLTLLVSAYSHAETYFLQVERYVIETPKLPKGVEIKIMNASDLHLGPVMREDKIEMVRKVYERERPDILVATGDTVDGNMRDSEELAEMLSSINPPLGKFAVVGNHEYYAGLEQSLSFLERAGFKVLRGEIIEVKGLLNLAGVDDPDGEKLGYRVFTDEVEVLKGADTSRYTILLKHRPEVKREAIPHLDLVIAGHTHGGVLFFVGYTVLRLIYETDRGIKELAPGKFIVVSKGVGTGGPPMRLLSPPDVVIVTLRGLSQ; encoded by the coding sequence ATGCGTCTGTTTATACCCGTATTCTTTATTATTTATTCCCTTGTCCATTACTATGCCTACAGGAAACTCTGTCAAGCTTTTGAACCAGTGAGGGTGCAGAGGCTCTTCGTCCTTACCCTGTTTGCACTGACAACCCTGTCTCCTGCTATATGGAGATTCCTTGATAGGAACGGAGAAACCGAGCTATCAAGACCGCTTGCCTTCTTCAGTCTATTCTGGATGGGCTTCATCATCTACTTCTTTCTTATAGGTATCCTTATAGACCTCTACAGGAAGTTCCACTCACCAGGTCCTAGGGAAGCCTTTTTTCTAACCCTCTTCCTGACCTTGCTTGTAAGCGCCTACAGTCATGCAGAAACCTACTTCCTCCAGGTGGAGAGGTACGTGATAGAAACTCCAAAGCTACCGAAAGGGGTGGAGATAAAAATCATGAACGCATCCGATCTTCATCTTGGACCCGTTATGAGGGAGGACAAGATAGAAATGGTTAGGAAGGTTTACGAGAGGGAGAGACCCGATATACTCGTCGCAACCGGGGACACGGTGGACGGGAACATGAGAGACTCTGAAGAGCTCGCAGAGATGCTTTCCAGCATAAACCCTCCTCTCGGTAAGTTCGCCGTTGTAGGAAATCACGAATACTACGCAGGACTTGAGCAATCCTTAAGTTTCCTTGAGAGAGCTGGGTTCAAAGTCCTCCGAGGGGAAATTATTGAGGTCAAAGGGCTTTTGAATTTAGCTGGAGTTGATGACCCGGATGGAGAAAAGTTGGGGTACAGGGTTTTCACAGATGAGGTTGAAGTCCTTAAAGGTGCGGACACCTCAAGATACACAATACTCTTAAAACACAGACCAGAGGTTAAAAGGGAGGCTATTCCCCACCTTGACCTTGTTATTGCAGGACACACCCACGGAGGGGTTCTATTCTTTGTAGGTTATACCGTTCTGAGACTTATCTATGAGACAGACAGGGGTATAAAGGAACTCGCACCGGGTAAGTTTATAGTCGTAAGTAAAGGTGTGGGCACGGGGGGACCTCCAATGCGGCTCCTTTCGCCTCCAGACGTAGTTATTGTCACCCTCAGAGGTCTATCTCAATGA
- the flgL gene encoding flagellar hook-associated protein FlgL — protein MKVPDSLLYTIFQQQDEKLRESIARKTMEISTGKRVHNLSDDPVATFNILSLRKDISQLSQFSKNRLFSDVNLSYIDFTLNKVSDKIKALYTKAVQAKNELHTKDALIAMSAEFDEALGFLLDRANEKVGENYIFSGSALTTRPFSANFTYQGSQEPFNVQIDESNFTEVFSPGSRVFSTNVYQLDAFFTTPTTPFGVSGTLNVNYNSTTVSLDYGRGVWYLAGKVSDPNEPLTNYGFDGDLILYDSGMNELARISNYGQYSLNDLITQINTSFGSENISASLVTNPDGTYTLRIADGDSPADNFIADTSGNVLESNNLENFVSIFNGISPGDVNAFVHQAPSGMYTLRLAPEDVSTTLNLSFTGSGLGSFFAPNIFQLINEVKEKLANGLNPDDSDLMAVQRSYDKVVSERSRFGSILSQVKDQQPVQENRMDVLKKQKSDNEEVELSESIMEYTRYRTAYEALMRIVADTKDMTILRYI, from the coding sequence ATGAAAGTACCTGACAGCTTGCTGTATACGATTTTTCAACAGCAGGACGAAAAATTAAGGGAGAGCATAGCCAGAAAGACGATGGAGATATCTACCGGTAAGAGGGTTCATAACCTTTCCGATGACCCGGTTGCAACCTTTAACATACTGAGCCTCAGGAAAGATATCTCCCAGCTCTCCCAGTTCTCTAAGAACAGACTCTTTTCTGACGTTAACCTCTCTTACATTGACTTTACCCTTAACAAGGTTTCAGACAAGATAAAAGCTCTCTATACTAAGGCTGTTCAGGCAAAGAATGAGCTCCATACTAAGGACGCCCTTATCGCCATGAGTGCAGAGTTTGATGAAGCCCTTGGTTTCCTCCTTGACAGGGCTAATGAAAAGGTTGGAGAGAACTATATATTTTCAGGTTCTGCTCTCACAACAAGACCCTTTTCTGCAAATTTCACATATCAAGGTTCCCAGGAACCCTTTAACGTTCAAATAGACGAGAGCAATTTTACCGAAGTCTTCTCCCCCGGTAGCAGGGTATTCTCTACAAACGTGTATCAGCTTGACGCCTTCTTTACAACTCCCACGACCCCCTTTGGTGTATCGGGAACCCTAAACGTGAACTACAACAGCACTACCGTTAGCCTTGATTACGGGAGAGGAGTGTGGTACCTTGCCGGGAAGGTATCAGACCCGAATGAGCCTCTCACTAACTATGGTTTTGATGGAGACCTGATACTCTATGATAGCGGTATGAACGAGCTTGCTCGTATATCCAACTATGGGCAGTATTCTCTAAACGACCTTATAACCCAGATAAACACAAGCTTTGGTAGTGAGAATATCAGTGCGTCTCTGGTTACCAACCCGGACGGAACTTATACGCTCCGTATCGCTGACGGAGATTCACCTGCGGATAATTTCATAGCCGACACTTCCGGCAACGTTCTTGAGAGTAACAACCTGGAGAATTTTGTAAGCATATTCAACGGTATATCTCCGGGAGATGTGAATGCCTTTGTTCACCAGGCTCCCTCTGGTATGTACACCCTTAGGCTTGCCCCTGAAGATGTATCAACTACACTGAACCTGAGCTTCACGGGTTCCGGCTTGGGAAGTTTCTTCGCACCCAATATTTTCCAGCTGATAAACGAAGTAAAGGAGAAGCTTGCCAACGGGTTGAACCCGGACGACTCAGACCTTATGGCTGTTCAGCGGTCTTACGATAAGGTTGTCTCTGAGAGGAGCAGGTTCGGGAGTATACTTTCCCAGGTTAAAGACCAACAACCCGTTCAGGAGAACAGGATGGATGTCCTCAAAAAGCAGAAATCTGATAACGAGGAGGTTGAGCTTTCTGAAAGCATAATGGAGTACACCCGTTACAGAACAGCTTACGAAGCCCTCATGAGGATAGTTGCCGATACCAAGGATATGACCATACTCAGGTATATCTGA